TAGGCAACACTTTGAGCTCATTCTATtgatgtgttatttttttttttttggcaatttttttttaaactcttctCGCCGGTAATTATTAACAGATAGCGGCACTTGTACTCATTTTCCAAGGCAAAGCACCTTTGTTTAGATGGCACATTTGCTAAGTTACAACATACGTTTACAAATAAAGTGGGAGAGAGATTAGAAATACCAGACAACATTATTTCAAATGTTTCTAAAGGGATAAACTGCGCAAGAACGATTTTGGAATATGTAGCGCTAATGTGGTTTACACCGCATCTTTGAAATGACAACCTATGTGTACAAATAAAGTAGTATagagattgaaatacaatacaaaatcatttcaaattttTCGAAAGGAACAAAGTGCGTAAGAGCGATTTTGGAATATGTAGCGCTCATGTACCCCACCTATACGGATGACGAGATCCTAATAAATAATGACGTAAATACGACGAAGCTCGATTGggaacaaaaagaaagaaacggGGACAATATTCCCTATTTATTCAATATTTACGGCAGCAAAATCAATTCAGAATTGATGTCCCCTGTGCCCGTCTTAGGAGTGGCGCCATGAAAGACCCGAGGCTAAGTCAGGCCATTGCCAGCAACAACCAAAGCGGCCCGCCGGAATCTGACCCCTTTGCCGAGTACATGTGGATGGAGCACGAAGAGGAGTTCAACAGGCAGGTGAGGCAGGCTGCTCGGCGGTCCGTCCAGGCTGCTCGGCCGCCCCCGCGTGACGCGGCGCCGGCAGTCGTGTGCCTGATTGGTTGTGGCTGCTGATGTCACGCAGGTGGTGGAGGAGCTGTGGGAGGAGGACTTCATAGAGTACTGCTTCCAGGAGATGTtggacgaggaagaggaggcagaGTTGTTCATCCCAGCCAGAGACCTGCCGGACGCTGGCGGTCAGAGGGCAGACCGTGTGACGGTGAGGCGGCAGTGGTTCAGCACAATTGACAAAtatctgacattttttttttttttgcgtgcgtGTTCAGAGCATCCTGAACCCAAATGCCAAGGAGTTCACGCCGGGCATTCAGAAACACATCATGTGAGCGAGCGCACACCGTCCCTCCCGTCATGTGCGAGACAAGTCGTCTTGCGCGCAGCACGTGGGCCAATGTAAACGTGCGTTCGATTGGCCACCGCACTGCTGGTATGTTAGTTGCATTGCCCTatgccagtggttcttaaccgggggtgcgagcgagcgagcgagcgaggataACCCGGGGGAAATTTACCATTTTTCGGGGATAATGGTGGGGTAACCGAAAAAAGTGACAAATTCCGCAAATCAAGAAGTCATTGTGTTAACTGGCATTAGGGATCATGCTAATTAAGCCTTACTTCCtagctgtaaagtaaaccaCTTATTATGATCAGCATTCGTTCGGGAACTGCTTGGTGAATTGAATGGGGTGCCAACAAgggaaaaggttaagaaccactgccctaTGCCGTCCGTCTGCTTGCTTGTGGTTTAAGGTAGGTGCTGTGCTACCCGCAATGCTTTGCAGATGCACAAAACTACTTTAGAGGaaacacaaatatatttttggtagccgtttgaaaataaatgtttattgaagaagaaaatgaacacTTGTCTTGTACCTGACAATGTTTTTTGTAAATGGTGACATCACAAAACTCAGTCTCCATTTGCCGTGCGTTCATTTTTGTTCACCTTGTAATCCAGACAAAAGTGTCCGCATGAGGatttctatccatccattatttATCAAAACACGACTTCGTTCATGACTTGAAAGAGTGACAATATGAAATAGTACGATGCAGTTAAATCAGTCCCATGACCAAGCAGAAATTCAATCGTGACATTAAAATAGCTtgtgtgcagaaaaaaaaatggccacatTTGTACTGATATAaatcagtacacacacacacctcgtcCCTAGAAAAAGTCAATCGGTTCACTGTGTGTTGGGTGGGCGCCTCCATTTGAATCCCCACCTCTAGAGTGCCCCCTGGGCCAGTCTGCTAAAGATCTGGCGCCTCTGGGCAGGCGTCATGTTCTCGCAACTCTCCAGCAGGTTGGCTAAGACCAGCGTCCGGTGGACACTCGAAGACTTGACCCACAGACGACCGTTCATCCCCACCACCATCTCGCACGGGAACAGCTGCTCCAGCTCTGCCCGCAAATCACTGTGGGGGGCCAACAACCTGAGACGGGGGGGAAAAAGAGGCTCAGCGCAAAAGGGTTTTCATCTTAGGGACTATTGAGGTCGCTCTATAGGTCCTCGAGACCAGTGTTtgtcaaccttttttcattcacggcacaccttttcagtgGAAAAAGGCACACCACAGACAAAAATCTGTCAAGACGTAGCCACCTATATGAACAATATAGTCGTTCTTATCAAAGTGTCTCTTGTCTTAACGTACAACGCGATTCACTCcctgctgccatctagtggtaagGAATCATTACATGATTACGCTGCCAGTCACTACAGCAGCACAGACGCTCGACAAAGGCATATTATCTGCAGATAAGTatgaatttgttttcaaaaactaCTTTCGAGACCAATCAGGAGAAATTGGCTAATTtcccacggcacggcacggcacggcggtTGACAAACACTGCTCGAGACCTGGTGATTGAAACGAACTATTGGAAATTTCAATCACTCTGGCCTGTGGCTACGGTGCGTGCATACCGTctggcaagagccagcgagacCCTGAAGAGGAAACCTCCTGCTCCAAACACTCCCATCCCATTGGCCCGTCCTGCACTGTCCACGCAAACAAGCTCTGCCTCCATGTCCTTGTTGGCGACTATCAGTTGCGCAAACAACAGGTCGCCCACCTAAAAGAGGCAGAGGGGGGCGGATGGCGAGGTCATGGTTGCGTGTCACACAGGTGTCCAGTCAGCGGCTTCGGACTCTCATGGCACAGACGCACCTGGACATTAGGTCGGTTCCTCTTGGTGGCGCCTTCGAAGGCCAAGTAGGACAAAGACGCCTGCTCACTTCCGCCGACGTCCACCTTGAACACGTCGCCCGACTTGGCCGTCACGATGCCGATGACCGTCTCTCCTTTGGCTGGAACGTACTGAGGGAACGCAAACACGCACACTCAGCTCTCGGCATCTTCACAAGGATTTCTTCCCCTTTCAAAAATTGGCCATTGGTGACGTGACCTGCACAAACTTGCTGTCGTTAAGCAGACTTTTGAATGTAACTGTTAAGTAATACTTGACTTTTCGGGTggctatacatatacatatatgtgtgtgtgtgtgtgtgtgttatataGCCACCCGAAAATATACGGGTATAACTGGAGTTTGACGCAGGTGCTCTAACGGTTGTCGCCTCTTGATGACGTCGCCAAGGCGCTTCGCTCTCCACGGCGTTGGACAAATTCGGACGCGTAAGAGAGCAAAGAGGAAGACATTTGCTGCGCGTGTCGTGTATTGTTTGTCACCCTCTTGTGCTGGGCGTCCACCCAGAACATGTTTGGCTCTTTGTGTCGCAGGAGTCCGCTTTTATACGCCAACAGCCGGTCGCCACTGCGCCGCAGCCCGGGCCCGCAAACCACCTTGTCCGCCTTGGAAGGGCCCGCGAGCGAGATCGTGTCGGCCTTGGCTGTCGTGTCCAAGCAGAACTCGTCTCCCGGCAGCAGAACCGAGCCCACTTTGGCTTTTAATCGAGACAACATTGTGGCGTTGGCGCTCACGCGTGGAGCGAACGCACAGCTTGTCGGCTCGTGTTGACGCGCCGAAGCAGTTCGCAGCGACACCTCGCGGACGGGAGGaacaaaagttaaagtcccaatgatcatcgtcacacacacacacacacatctgggtgtggtgaaatttgtcctctgcagtcACGTCCCTGCGACGCAGAGCACCTATGACGCCACCAGGTTGCAGCGGTATTCGAAACGTCCGTGTCATTTATCTCAGGGCCGGATTTTGCTCTTGGCGACCGCCTCGGGTGCAATTCGTGTGGGGGCGCACGAgcataaaagaaaagaaaaggaaatagaagaaaaaaaagcgccAAAAATGGACGGATTACCTGATGCACGCATAGGTAACGTGATCAATGTGAAATCAAGGTTGTTGGACGGACCGGACGGTGTTTGCAAAAGGTAACGATGTTGAGTCTTCATTTTCGTCATGGATCAAAATATAAGACCAAAGAAGGCATCAGGTGCCcagttccccccaaaaaaacgaagaagaagaggaaaaacGGGCAAAAGATAAAGGTAGCCGATGCAGGTTTTTATGAGGAACGTGAGAGGCTTTTTATTCGCCTCTTGCTCATATGTTGCTTTAGAAATAGCCGCAGAAGAGGactgttttgggtttttttttttttttttggattggtTTTCCTTAACTAGCAACTCATAGAAGTGGCGTCATGAAATGAACTGCAACCGAGTTAGTGTTTGCAACATAGAGAGCAAGTTGACACAGAGAGTGGATAGGTCTATGCTTACTTAAGTAACCTAATGTGCATTGATCGACATGCCATTTTATAAGCTGTGATGAATTGCATTTTTGGAAACTTCGCAGCGCGCTATTTTGCGTATGTTCGCGAATGCAAATGAAATGTGCGTCACGG
The sequence above is drawn from the Syngnathus scovelli strain Florida chromosome 1, RoL_Ssco_1.2, whole genome shotgun sequence genome and encodes:
- the LOC125976216 gene encoding polyadenylate-binding protein-interacting protein 2 gives rise to the protein MKDPRLSQAIASNNQSGPPESDPFAEYMWMEHEEEFNRQVVEELWEEDFIEYCFQEMLDEEEEAELFIPARDLPDAGGQRADRVTSILNPNAKEFTPGIQKHIM
- the exosc3 gene encoding exosome complex component RRP40, whose product is MLSRLKAKVGSVLLPGDEFCLDTTAKADTISLAGPSKADKVVCGPGLRRSGDRLLAYKSGLLRHKEPNMFWVDAQHKRYVPAKGETVIGIVTAKSGDVFKVDVGGSEQASLSYLAFEGATKRNRPNVQVGDLLFAQLIVANKDMEAELVCVDSAGRANGMGVFGAGGFLFRVSLALARRLLAPHSDLRAELEQLFPCEMVVGMNGRLWVKSSSVHRTLVLANLLESCENMTPAQRRQIFSRLAQGAL